A single genomic interval of Spinacia oleracea cultivar Varoflay chromosome 6, BTI_SOV_V1, whole genome shotgun sequence harbors:
- the LOC110795568 gene encoding BTB/POZ domain-containing protein At5g60050 yields MASSKEVSNMIKQGFISDPSISLSPINNKSRNSPSSSPSKHTSLSPPPAFSRPTLFDMMSEEQIRESKQSTDNNRRRLHDKLARVLSRNPNFADSNNCSSNNLGGFGDGDVKLTVSGRDGFKISMDVHRRVLADKSRFFAEKLSDGGITHSVEICDCDDVEIYVETLVLMYSHDLKKKLMGEDVPRILALLKVSAAILFEDGILSCLDYLEAVPWSEDEEEKIIACLSQLQLQDSVSGDVLQRVSTEPSTSARADDMFMKMLNGVLQAKDDKARREMKSLISRLLREDVADYNNYGPKIDVSRDTLYSLCHRCLSALILCLSEATCMDESRQDRGVIMSEIAREADNMQWIVEILIDKKMGDEFVKLWADQKELATLHSKIPTMYRHEISRVTAQLCIAIGRGHILVPKETRYSLLSTWLEPLYEDFGWMKRASRFVDKKVVEDGLSQTILTLPISQQQSILMNWFDRFLTKGDDCPNIQKAFEIWWRRAFIRQYVPEQDQHMQITVCDYAD; encoded by the exons aTGGCGTCTTCTAAGGAAGTTTCCAACATGATTAAACAAGGCTTTATTTCAGACCCATCAATTTCTCTTTCCCCCATTAACAATAAATCCAGAaattccccttcttcttccccttCTAAACAcacctctctctctcctccccctgCATTTTCCCGACCTACCCTTTTCGATATGATGTCGGAAGAACAAATTCGGGAGTCTAAACAATCAACCGATAATAATCGCCGAAGGTTGCATGATAAATTGGCTAGGGTTTTGTCGAGGAACCCTAATTTTGCTGATAGTAACAATTGTAGCAGTAATAATTTGGGGGGTTTTGGAGATGGAGATGTGAAGCTTACTGTAAGTGGAAGAGATGGGTTCAAGATTTCAATGGATGTTCATAGAAGGGTTTTGGCGGACAAAAGTAGGTTTTTTGCTGAGAAATTGAGTGATGGTGGGATTACTCATTCTGTTGAGATTTGTGATTGTGATGATGTTGAGATTTATGTTGAAACTCTTGTTTTGATGTATTCTCATGATTTGAAGAAGAAATTGATGGGTGAAGATGTTCCCAGAATTTTGGCCTTGCTTAAG GTATCTGCAGCCATTTTATTTGAAGATGGGATATTGTCGTGCTTAGACTATTTGGAAGCTGTTCCATGGTCTGAAGACGAAGAGGAGAAAATTATTGCATGTCTTAGTCAGCTTCAGCTTCAAGACTCAGTAAGTGGAGATGTACTGCAGAGAGTATCAACTGAACCATCTACTTCTGCAAGAGCCGATGATATGTTCATGAAAATGCTTAATGGTGTCCTTCAAGCAAAAGATGATAAAGCTCGTAGAGAAATGAAGTCTCTTATTTCACGGTTGCTTAGAGAAGATGTTGCAGACTACAACAATTATGGTCCTAAAATTGATGTTTCCAGAGACACTCTTTACAGTCTCTGCCATAGGTGTCTCAGTGCTCTTATCCTTTGCTTGTCTGAAGCTACATGCATGGATGAAAGTAGACAGGACCGAGGTGTTATAATGTCTGAGATAGCCCGTGAAGCCGACAATATGCAGTGGATTGTGGAAATCTTAATCGACAAAAAGATGGGGGATGAGTTTGTAAAATTGTGGGCTGATCAAAAGGAACTGGCTACCCTCCATTCAAAAATCCCGACAATGTACAGGCATGAGATTAGTAGGGTTACAGCACAGCTATGCATAGCTATTGGAAGGGGTCATATTTTGGTGCCAAAGGAGACGCGTTATTCACTTCTTTCCACGTGGCTGGAACCTTTATATGAGGACTTTGGATGGATGAAGAGGGCTAGTAGGTTTGTTGATAAGAAAGTTGTGGAAGATGGTCTTAGCCAAACAATTCTTACTTTGCCTATATCACAGCAGCAGAGCATTTTGATGAATTGGTTTGATAGATTTCTTACTAAAGGAGACGATTGTCCTAATATTCAAAAGGCATTTGAGATTTGGTGGAGAAGGGCTTTTATTAGGCAGTATGTGCCAGAACAAGATCAACACATGCAGATTACTGTCTGTGATTATGCTGATTGA